In one Musa acuminata AAA Group cultivar baxijiao chromosome BXJ2-5, Cavendish_Baxijiao_AAA, whole genome shotgun sequence genomic region, the following are encoded:
- the LOC103985718 gene encoding fructose-bisphosphate aldolase 1, chloroplastic, whose product MASASLLKSSPIIEKSEWVKGAALRHPSASVAARSHPATSLAVRAASSYADELVKTAKTIASPGRGILAMDESNATCGKRLASIGLENTEANRQAYRTLLVTAPGLGNYVSGAILFEETLYQSTTDGRKMVDVLLTQNIVPGIKVDKGLVPLAGSNDESWCQGLDGLASRSAAYYQQGARFAKWRTVVSIPNGPSALAVKEAAWGLARYAAISQDNGLVPIVEPEILLDGDHGIERTFEVAQKVWGEVFFYLAENNVMFEGILLKPSMVTPGAECKEKATPEQVAEYTLKLLHRRIPPAVPGIMFLSGGQSEVEATLNLNAMNQGPNPWHVSFSYARALQNTCLKTWGGRPEKVKEAQEALLVRAKANSLAQLGKYTGEGESEESKQGMFVKGYTY is encoded by the exons ATGGCATCGGCCTCCCTCCTCAAGTCCTCCCCGATCATCGAGAAGTCCGAGTGGGTGAAGGGCGCTGCTCTTCGCCACCCTTCCGCATCCGTCGCCGCCCGCTCTCACCCTGCAACCTCGCTAGCAGTCCGCGCCGCCAGCTCCTACGCGGATGAGCTCGTCAAGACAGCG AAAACCATCGCCTCTCCCGGGCGTGGCATCCTGGCCATGGATGAGTCGAACGCGACGTGTGGGAAGAGGCTGGCTTCGATCGGGCTGGAGAACACCGAGGCGAACAGGCAAGCCTACCGCACCCTGCTCGTTACTGCCCCGGGCCTAGGCAACTACGTCTCCGGTGCTATCCTCTTCGAGGAGACGCTTTACCAGTCCACAACGGATGGCAGGAAGATGGTAGACGTTCTCCTCACTCAGAACATCGTTCCTGGAATCAAGGTTGACAAG GGCCTCGTACCTCTTGCTGGCTCAAACGACGAATCATGGTGCCAAGGCCTTGATGGGCTCGCTTCTCGCTCTGCGGCTTACTACCAGCAAGGTGCTCGTTTTGCCAAATG GCGTACTGTTGTGAGCATTCCCAATGGTCCCTCTGCCCTTGCGGTGAAGGAAGCCGCCTGGGGTCTTGCTCGCTATGCTGCTATTTCTCAG GACAATGGTCTCGTCCCGATCGTAGAGCCTGAAATCCTTCTCGATGGCGATCACGGGATCGAGCGGACCTTCGAGGTGGCGCAGAAAGTCTGGGGTGAGGTCTTCTTCTACCTCGCGGAGAACAATGTGATGTTCGAAGGGATCCTCCTCAAGCCCAGCATGGTGACTCCAGGAGCCGAGTGCAAGGAGAAGGCCACACCGGAGCAGGTGGCAGAGTACACCCTCAAGCTCCTTCACAGGAGGATTCCTCCCGCCGTCCCTGGAATCATG TTCCTGTCCGGCGGGCAATCGGAGGTGGAGGCGACCTTGAACCTGAACGCCATGAACCAGGGGCCGAACCCGTGGCACGTCTCGTTCTCGTACGCGAGAGCCCTGCAGAACACCTGCCTGAAGACCTGGGGAGGACGGCCGGAGAAGGTGAAGGAAGCACAGGAGGCTCTGCTGGTGCGCGCCAAGGCTAACTCCCTCGCTCAGCTGGGGAAGTACACCGGCGAAGGCGAGTCGGAGGAATCCAAGCAAGGAATGTTCGTCAAAGGCTATACCTACTGA
- the LOC103985719 gene encoding vacuolar iron transporter homolog 2-like, with the protein MSSRLSSQVHANASPEVSNDPCVRISIPLQPQEPEPTRGADGSVDYMARTQWLRAAVLGSNDGLVSIASLMIGVGAVNQSAKAMLVSGLAGLVAGACSMAIGEFVSVHAQYDIEVAEMERRRRGSGSGSEEGVRGEESLPSPMLAAGASALAFALGAVLPLLAGGFIRSWSVRVGAVCAVSSLGLAGFGAAGAVLGGADIWKPALRVLGGGWLAMLVTYCVLRIFGLLFNMQVSSA; encoded by the coding sequence ATGTCGTCCCGTCTTAGCTCTCAAGTTCATGCAAACGCCTCGCCGGAAGTTTCCAATGACCCATGCGTGCGGATCAGCATCCCGTTGCAACCCCAGGAGCCGGAACCGACGCGAGGCGCCGATGGATCCGTGGACTACATGGCCCGGACGCAGTGGCTCCGCGCCGCCGTGCTCGGCTCCAACGACGGCCTCGTGTCGATCGCTTCCTTGATGATCGGAGTGGGCGCGGTGAACCAGAGCGCCAAGGCCATGCTCGTGTCCGGCCTCGCCGGCCTCGTCGCGGGCGCGTGCAGCATGGCCATCGGCGAGTTCGTCTCGGTGCACGCGCAGTACGACATCGAGGTGGCCGAGATGGAGAGACGACGCcgggggagcgggagcgggagcgaggaGGGGGTCCGGGGGGAGGAGAGCCTGCCGAGTCCGATGCTGGCGGCGGGGGCCTCGGCGCTGGCGTTCGCGCTGGGGGCTGTGCTGCCGCTGTTGGCGGGCGGATTCATCAGATCATGGAGCGTCAGAGTGGGGGCGGTCTGTGCCGTGAGCAGCCTGGGCTTGGCTGGGTTTGGTGCAGCAGGAGCAGTCTTGGGTGGTGCTGATATCTGGAAGCCTGCTCTTAGGGTTTTGGGGGGAGGATGGCTGGCCATGTTGGTCACTTACTGTGTGCTTAGAATCTTTGGGCTTCTCTTCAACATGCAGGTCTCCTCAGCTTAG